A genomic stretch from Arachis stenosperma cultivar V10309 chromosome 3, arast.V10309.gnm1.PFL2, whole genome shotgun sequence includes:
- the LOC130967494 gene encoding peptide methionine sulfoxide reductase B5-like has protein sequence MNKIMSFNNILRTTPLSLSSSNTKPIISHLLHSPPTSLFRLLPSKTVTPAVSFHQQQRRRLRGGVVAMASHAPGSVQKSEEEWRAILSPEQFRILRQKGTEYPGTGEYDKFFGEGVYNCAGCGTPLYKSTTKFNSGCGWPAFFEGLPGAINRTPDPDGRRIEITCAACGGHLGHVFKGEGFPTPTDERHCVNSISLKFVPANS, from the exons ATGAACAAGATCATGAGCTTCAACAATATTCTTAGAACCAcacctctctctctttcttcttccaacaccaaaccaaTTATCTCCCACCTCCTTCATTCTCCTCCCACCTCTCTCTTCAGACTTCTCCCATCCAAAACCGTTACTCCTGCCGTTTCATTTCACCAGCAACAGAGGCGCCGTTTGCGTGGTGGGGTTGTTGCCATGGCTTCACATGCGCCTGGGTCGGTCcagaaatccgaagaagagtgGCGCGCCATTCTCTCCCCTGAACAGTTTCGGATCCTCAGGCAAAAGGGCACCGA GTATCCTGGAACAGGAGAATATGACAAGTTCTTTGGCGAGGGAGTGTACAACTGCGCAGGTTGCGGGACTCCTCTCTACAAATCCACTACAAAATTCAATTCTGGTTGCGGCTGGCCAGCTTTCTTTGAGGGCCTTCCTGGAGCCATAAACCGCACT CCGGATCCTGATGGAAGGAGGATTGAAATAACATGCGCTGCTTGTGGAGGACATCTAGGTCACGTCTTTAAAGGCGAAGGATTTCCAACACCCACCGACGAACGCCATTGTGTCAACAGCATTTCACTGAAGTTTGTGCCTGCTAATTCTTAG
- the LOC130965859 gene encoding K(+) efflux antiporter 3, chloroplastic-like has protein sequence MLESLAYCQSFKGYDLTKQKSPGCSHGLSRICRSSVFMFYSVSKQVTPQPRCASHGIVNRSSFSEGFFNSKPLSVPLFSGSKGFYSFKYSPSRWQRLQTNVAYDVAGAVEVINDLGLDTLTFLAVTVLIVPTLKSVKTSPILGFFFAGVVLNQFGLIRNLTDVKILSEWGILFLLFEMGLELSLARLKALAKYAFGMGLAQVVLCTLAFTAFELPPNGAVGTKILEFLFHSRPDLVNIRSIDEAVVIGAALSLSSSAFVLQLLAEKGELPTRFGSATLGILLLQDLAVVPLLVILPILETQNMSEESLWPMLAQESLKALGGLGLLSLGAKYILRRVFEVVADSRSSEAFVALCLLTVAGISLGTQNLGFSDTLGAFLAGAILAETNFRTQIEADIRPFRGLLLGLFFVTTGTSIDMQLLFREWPNVLSLLAGLITIKTLIITAIGPRVGLTLQESVRIGLLLSQGGEFGFVVFSLANRLGVLPLELNKLLIIVVVLSMALTPFLNEAGRRAASFIEEKSNTENKASEKVNYNVSEPVVILGFGQMGQVLANFLGSPFASGVDSVSVGWPYVVFDLNPTVVKEAQKLGFPILYGDGSRPAVLQSAGISSPKAIMIMYTGKKRTIEAVQRLRLSFPAIPIYARAQDLKHLLDLKKAGATDAIMENAETSLQLGSKLLKGLGVMSDDVVFLSQLIRDSMELQAQEAVGLSDRDLDIMKPLQVRVSDLMEARVPTASPEHEPSEIHLKDQASLGTIQEEVVAEEQDYELRQAVNSQGNGALNGKQGTEDQISMVGSKDAMVDTSSIPSHNAMEEP, from the exons ATGTTGGAATCTCTAGCTTATTGCCAAAGCTTTAAG GGATATGACCTTACTAAGCAGAAGAGTCCAGGATGTTCTCATGGTCTTTCACGCATATGTAGAAGTTCTGTGTTCATGTTTTATTCAGTCAGCAAGCAAGTCACGCCGCAACCACGCTGTGCTAGTCATGGGATAGTTAACAGGAGTTCTTTCTCTGAAGGTTTCTTTAACAGCAAGCCTCTCTCTGTACCATTGTTTTCCGGAAGTAAAGGATTCTATTCATTTAAGTATAGTCCATCGCGTTGGCAAAGACTGCAGACAAATGTAGCATATGATGTTGCTGGTGCTGTTGAAGTCATCAACGATTTAGGATTGGATACTCTTACTTTCTTGGCTGTGACTGTCTTAATTGTACCCACACTCAAATCAGTTAAAACCAGTCCT ATACTTGGTTTCTTCTTTGCTGGGGTGGTACTCAATCAGTTTGGTTTAATTAGAAACCTTACAGATGTTAAAATTTTGTCTGAATGGGGGATTCTTTTCTTG CTATTTGAGATGGGTTTAGAGCTTTCACTTGCACGTCTTAAAGCTCTTGCAAAATATGCCTTTGGGATGGGATTGGCTCAG GTTGTACTATGTACTTTAGCATTTACTGCTTTTGAACTTCCACCAAATGGGGCTGTTGGAACGAAAATTTTGGAATTCCTTTTCCACTCAAGGCCTGATCTA GTGAACATCAGAAGCATTGATGAAGCTGTAGTGATTGGTGCTGCTCTTTCTTTATCATCATCTGCTTTTGTTCTTCAG CTCCTTGCTGAGAAAGGTGAGCTTCCCACAAGATTTGGTTCGGCAACTCTGGGAATACTTCTTTTGCAG GACTTAGCTGTTGTTCCTCTTTTAGTCATTCTTCCAATACTAGAGACCCAG AATATGTCTGAGGAAAGTCTTTGGCCCATGCTTGCTCAAGAAAGTTTAAAGGCATTAGGTGGATTGGGTCTGCTTTCTCTTGGGGCAAAGTACATTCTCAGAAGAGTTTTCGAG GTTGTTGCCGATTCAAGGAGCTCAGAGGCTTTTGTTGCTCTTTGCTTGCTGACCGTCGCTGGGATTTCACTAGGCACACAGAATTTGGGCTTCAGTGATACG CTTGGAGCATTTTTGGCTGGAGCAATCTTAGCTGAGACAAATTTCAGAACCCAGATTGAAGCAGATATAAGACCATTTAGAGGCTTGCTTCTTGGGTTATTTTTCGTAACTACGGGAACTTCAATTGACATGCAG CTCCTTTTTCGAGAGTGGCCAAATGTACTTTCACTGTTGGCAGGTTTAATTACTATCAAGACATTGATCATAACGGCGATTGGTCCTCGTGTCGGACTTACTTTACAAGAAAGTGTGAGAATAGGGTTGTTGCTCTCCCAAGGAGGCGAATTTGGATTTGTAGTTTTCTCTTTAGCAAATAG GCTTGGGGTGCTTCCGCTTGAGCTTAACAAGCTGCTCATAATTGTTGTTGTATTGTCAATGGCATTAACCCCATTTCTGAATGAGGCTGGAAGAAGGGCTGCTAGTTTTATTGAAGAAAAATCTAATACTGAGAAT AAAGCTTCTGAGAAGGTTAACTACAATGTCAGTGAACCTGTTGTTATCCTTGGATTTGGACAAATGGGTCAG GTCCTTGCAAATTTCCTGGGCAGTCCATTTGCTTCAGGAGTAGACAGTGTTTCAGTAGGATGGCCTTATGTGGTTTTTGATCTTAACCCGACAGTAGTAAAG GAAGCTCAAAAACTTGGTTTTCCTATTCTTTATGGAGACGGATCACGTCCAGCTGTTCTTCAATCTGCTGGTATCTCTTCTCCTAAAGCTATAATGATTATGTACACTGGCAAGAAGAGGACAATTGAAGCTGTTCAAAGGTTGCGATTGTCTTTTCCCGCG ATTCCAATATATGCAAGAGCTCAAGATCTCAAGCATCTTTTAGATTTGAAGAAAGCCGGTGCAACAGATGCCATTATGGAAAATGCAGAG ACTAGCTTACAGCTGGGTTCCAAGCTTCTAAAAGGCCTTGGTGTGATGTCTGATGATGTAGTATTCCTAAGCCAGCTTATTAGGGATTCCATGGAGCTACAAGCTCAAGAAGCAGTTGGTTTATCCGATCGAGACCTAGATATTATGAAACCGCTACAG GTGAGAGTTTCTGACTTGATGGAGGCACGCGTACCAACAGCTTCACCGGAACACGAACCATCAGAAATTCACCTGAAAGATCAAGCTTCATTGGGTACAATTCAAGAGGAAGTGGTTGCTGAAGAACAAGATTATGAGCTAAGACAAGCTGTGAATTCACAAGGAAATGGTGCTCTAAATGGGAAACAAGGCACTGAAGATCAAATCTCAATGGTTGGTTCAAAAGATGCAATGGTGGACACATCATCAATCCCTTCCCACAATGCCATGGAGGAACCCTAA